GCTTGAAGTCGGGTCCCACGTGGGCCTGGATGCTGCGCAGGCCGTTATGGCCGGCATGCCCGCCCCCCACCTTGACCCGGATGCGTCCGGCCGCCAAATCCAGTTCGTCGTGCAGAACGATCAACTCGGAAGGCGCGATGCGATGGAACCGCATGGCCTCGCCCACCGAGCGGCCGGACTCGTTCATGTAGGTCTGGGGCTTCAGTGCCAGGGCCCTGGCGCCGTCGATCAGGCCTTCGGCGGCTTGGCCCTGGAAGCGGGAACGCCAGGGCGAGAAGCCATGGCGGCGGACAATCCTGTCCGCCGCCATGAACCCGACGTTGTGGCGGTTCCTGGCGTATTCCGCTCCGGGATTGCCGAGGCCCACCACCAGCAGCATGGATCGACGATCCGCCGCCTAGCCCTTCTTGGCGCCGGCCGCCGGAGCCGCTGCAGGAGCGGCCGCCGCCTCGGCCTCGGCGGGAGCCGCTTCGACTTCCGACTTCATGGCGCTGGGAGCGACGATGGTCGCCACCGTGTTGTCCTTGAAGTGGGTGTCGGGAACGACGCCTTCCGGCAGGTTGACATGGTCCATGTGGATGGAATGGCCGATTTCCAGCCCGGTCAGGTCGATGACGATGCGTTCCGGGATGTTTTCCGGCGAGCAGACCAGCGGAATCTCGTGCAGCACGATGTTCAGCACGCCGCCGCGCTTGAGGCCCGGCGACGCCAGTTCGTTGACGAAGTTCACCGGCACGCCGACGGTGATGCGGGTGTCCTTGGTGACCCGCATGAAGTCGACATGGATCGGCCGGTCGGTGACGGGGTCGAGCTGCAGGTCGCGGGGCAGCACCATCTCCTTGTTGCCGGACAGCTCGATTTCGAAGACGTGGCTGAAGAAGCCGCCGCCCTTGATCTGCTGCTTCAGGACCTTGGGATCGAGGGAGATCAGGGCAGGGTCCTGCTTGTTGCCATAGATGACGGCCGGCACGCGGCCGTCCCGGCGAGTCGCGCGGGCTGCCCCCTTACCGGCCCGGTCGCGCGGCTGCACCGCGAGGGGAATGATCTTGGTCATCGTGTTTCAACTCCTTGCGTCTTGACCATACGCCGGCCTCCAGGGGTGCCGGCGCCCTTATGCCCGCTTCCGCTTCGGCGGGGCGGGAATTCCTTGTGTCTAGTCGAACAGACTGGAGATCGAGGACTCCTCGTTGATGCGCCGGATGGCTTCCGCCATCAAGGGCGCGATCGACAGTTGTTCGACGTTGTGGGCGAGCCGCACCGCCTCGGTGGCGACGATGCTGTCGGTGATGATCATGCGATCCATGGGCGAGGACGCCACGCGGGCCACCGCGCCGCCCGACAACACGCCGTGGGTGACATAGGCCGAGACGTTACTGGCCCCCTTTTCCATCAGCGCCACCGCGGCGTTGCAAAGTGTGCCGGCGGAATCGACGATGTCGTCGATCAGGATGCAGCGGCGATCCTTGACGTCGCCGATGATGTTCATCACCTCGGAATGGCCGGCGCGCTCGCGCCGCTTGTCGATGATGGCCAGATCGGCGTCCAGGCGCTTGGCGATGGCCCGCGCCCGCACCACGCCGCCCACGTCGGGCGAGACGATGACGATGTTCTCGCCGGCATAGCGGTCCTCGATGTCCTTGGTAAAGACCGGCGCGCCGTAGAGGTTGTCGACGGGGATATCGAAAAAGCCCTGGATCTGGCCCGCGTGGAGGTCAAGCGTCAATACCCGGTTGGCGCCGGCGGTGGTCATCAGGTTGGCGACCAACTTGGCCGAGATGGGGGTGCGGGGGCCGGATTTGCGGTCCTGGCGGGCGTAGCCGAAATAAGGCACCACGGCGGTCACCCGATGCACCGAGCCGCGCCGGAGCGCATCCAGGGTACAGAGCAGTTCCATCAGGTGGTCGTTGGCCGGGTAGGAAGTCGACTGGATGACGAAGACGTCCTCGCCGCGGACGTTCTCGTGGATCTCGACGAACACCTCCATATCGGAGAACCGCCGGATACTGGCCTTGACCAGCGGCAGGTTGAGGTAAGCCGAAATCGCTTCGGCCAAGGGCCGATTGCTGTTGCAAGCCAGGATCTTCATGGGTCTCGGGTCCCCTTCGAGCCGCGCGCGTCCGCGCGGGAAGGCGCGGAATGTAGCAATGTCGGCGCACGCTGTAAACGGGGAGCTTCGATTGGGTCGTCAGGCCGGCAGGGAAGGCGCCCCGACATCAGCGAAGCCGTTCTCAGCGGTAGGTCCGGCCCTTCCACGCCCCGCCCTTGCCCAGCCAGTGGCGGCGGGCCGAGTCCAGGGTCATCAAGGTATAGAGAAAGGCGGCGACGGGCAGCAGCAGGCTTTCCCAGGCCGGGCGGCGATAGATAACCAGGGTCGGCCCGTAGGCATAGGCCATCAGCAGCCAGGCCAGCAGGGCGGAAGGATGGCCGGCCAGGGCGCCTAACGGCGGCAGCAGGTAGAGGAAGGCCATGCCGGCCACGGTGCCCACCAGCTTGAAGACGGAACGGTCGAGTTGGACGAAGGCGGTGCGGGCCACCATGCGCCAGACATCGCCCAGGGACTCGTAGGCGCGCAGGGATCGGGTGCCGTCCCGCGCCAGGCCCAGCCAGATGGGGCCCTCCTTCTTGAGCAGGGCCGCCAGGGCGCAATCGTCGATCACCCGGTCGCGGATGGCCGCGATGCCGCCCGCCTGTTCCAGGGTCTCGCGCCGTACCAGCATACAGCCGCCGGCGGCGCCGGCCGTCCGCCTGTCCGGGTCGTTGACCCAGGGAAAGGGGTAGAGCTTCTGGAAGAAGAAGACGAAGGCCGGGATCAGCAGCCGTTCCCAGAAGCTCTCGCAACGCAGATGGACCATCAGGGAGACCAGGTCGAGGCTGTCCCATTCGGCCTTGTCGACCAGCCGGCGCAGGTTGCCCGGCTCGTGCAGGATGTCGGCGTCGGTGAGCAGGAGGTAGCGGGCATCGGGCATCTGCCGGACGGCTTCCATGATCCCTTGGTGCACCGCCCAGAGCTTGCCGGTCCAGCCGGCCGGCAGCGGCTGGCCGGCGATCGTCGTCAAGCGGTCGGAGATCCCGGCGGCGGCGGCCGTGCCGTCCGTGCTGTTGTCGTCGATCACCACGACGTGCAAGCGGCCCGGATAGTCCTGGCCGAGCAGGGAGGCGACCGTGGCGCCGATGGTCGGCGCCTCGTCGCGGGCCGGAATGACGGCCACCACGTCGGGCCAGTGTTCGCGGTCGGGCGCCCCGTTCAGGCGCTGATCGGCCTTCCAGAAGCCACCGCGGAACAGCAGCAGCCCCACCCAGGCCAGCAAGACAGCGAGGACGGCGACGCTCATCGGCGTACCAATGCGTAGACGACTCCCAGCAGCCCGCACCAGAGGAACCCCGGCTTGGACAGGGCCACCCGTCCGGCGACGGGATCGCGGCGGGTCAGAAGGCCGGTCAGGCGGTCGGCGATTTCGACGATCACCGCCGATTCCATGGCCAGCCGGCGGCTATGCAGCCCAGCCGGCAGACGGCGGGCGTCGGCTAGCAGGACTTCCACCCCCTGCAGGCAGCGGTCCAGAACCTCGCGCAGTTCGGGGGATGACTTGGCGGCATCCAGGTCCTCGATCCCGGCTCCGGCCTCGTCCATCCAGTCGAGGGGCAGGTAGACCCGATCCAGGGTTCGGTAGTCGTCCCGGCAGTCCTGGAGATGGTTGATGACCTGCAGGGCGTTGCACAGCGCGTCCGACGGCCCGTAGCCGTCCCGCGATCCGCCGTGCAAGTCGAGCAGGTAGCGCCCCACCGGGGCCGCCGAACGGTCGCAGTAGTCCATCAACTCGCCCCAGTCGGTGTAGCGGGTCTTGACCGCATCCTGCTTGAAGGCGGCGATCAGGTCGACCCCGTGGCGAGTCGTCACGCCGGTTTCGGCCAGACTCTCGCGCAGACGGGCGGCCTTGGCGAAAGCCGCGTCGTCGGGCACGCGGGCCAGCAGGGTATCCTCGAACCCCTGCAGGCGGGCGATCTTGTCCTCGGGCGCCAGATCGGGGCTGTCGGCGATGTCGTCGATGGCCCGGGCGAAGGCGTAGAAGCGGGCGATATGAGGGCGCAGGGCGGCCGGCAGCAGCCAGGAGCCCACGGGGAAATTCTCGTAGGCTTCGTCCTTGCCGGACGGCGTCTCGATGGGATGAAGGGCGGGCGCCGAGGCCGCGGCGGTCATCAGGCGGCTTTCTTGACCCGGTCGCGCAGTTCCCTCAGGAAGGGCGCGATCTCGCCGCCGTGTTTGTGGATCACGGACGCGAATTCGGAACGCTGGGTCTGGCTCATGCTGATGCCTTCGACGATCACGTCGACGATCTTGAATTTGCCGTCCGACTTGCGCTGGCGCACCCGCCAATCGACCTTGAGCGGCGGATTGCCCTCTTGCAGGGAGATGTGGCTATAGACCAGGGCATCGTCCTCACCCTTCATCTGGGAATCGACGACGCTGAGGGTCTCGCCCTTGTAGTTCTCGAAGCGGTTGACGTAGGTGGCGATGACCAAGTCCTCGAACAGAGCCAGATATTCCTGCTTCTCGGCATCGTTGGCCTTGCGCCAGGAAGCCCCCAGCACCCACTGGCCGATGGCCTCGACGGCGAAATGCTCCTTCAGGATGGACCGGAAGCGGCGCTCGCGTTCGGCCCGGTCGATATTTTTCGGTGTCAGTTCCTCGATCACCCGGTCGCCCAGGGACTGCAGGAAGCTCTTGGCTCCGGTGCTGAAATCCCCAGCCGTGGCCCAGGCCGGCATCCCGGCCGCCAGCGCCAGGGCGAAGGCCCCCGCCAGGAACATGCGCTTGCTCGTCTCGATCGGCATCGTCTCGGCTCCTCGTTTTTCCTTTAGTTTCCCCGGTCCGCCATCTGCACGACACGCCCCCGCAGGTCGTCCAGGAAGCGGTCCACCAAGCCACCGCTCTGGTGCAGCAGCGAGGACACCTCGGAACGCTGGGTCTTGCCCAAGCTCACTCCGTCCACGGACACGTCCACGATGCGATAGCGCCCTTCCAGGGCACGCACCCGCCAATCCACTTTCACCGGTGCCCGGCTTGCGTGGGTCACATTCGATTTCACCAGGACATCGCCTTC
This region of Magnetospirillum sp. WYHS-4 genomic DNA includes:
- a CDS encoding ABC transporter substrate-binding protein, giving the protein MPIETSKRMFLAGAFALALAAGMPAWATAGDFSTGAKSFLQSLGDRVIEELTPKNIDRAERERRFRSILKEHFAVEAIGQWVLGASWRKANDAEKQEYLALFEDLVIATYVNRFENYKGETLSVVDSQMKGEDDALVYSHISLQEGNPPLKVDWRVRQRKSDGKFKIVDVIVEGISMSQTQRSEFASVIHKHGGEIAPFLRELRDRVKKAA
- the pth gene encoding aminoacyl-tRNA hydrolase, coding for MLLVVGLGNPGAEYARNRHNVGFMAADRIVRRHGFSPWRSRFQGQAAEGLIDGARALALKPQTYMNESGRSVGEAMRFHRIAPSELIVLHDELDLAAGRIRVKVGGGHAGHNGLRSIQAHVGPDFKRVRIGIGHPGEKTRVTGHVLGDFAKADAVWLEPMLEAIADFAGLLLAGKDSDFMSKVAMAAPAPRPPKEERE
- a CDS encoding ribose-phosphate pyrophosphokinase produces the protein MKILACNSNRPLAEAISAYLNLPLVKASIRRFSDMEVFVEIHENVRGEDVFVIQSTSYPANDHLMELLCTLDALRRGSVHRVTAVVPYFGYARQDRKSGPRTPISAKLVANLMTTAGANRVLTLDLHAGQIQGFFDIPVDNLYGAPVFTKDIEDRYAGENIVIVSPDVGGVVRARAIAKRLDADLAIIDKRRERAGHSEVMNIIGDVKDRRCILIDDIVDSAGTLCNAAVALMEKGASNVSAYVTHGVLSGGAVARVASSPMDRMIITDSIVATEAVRLAHNVEQLSIAPLMAEAIRRINEESSISSLFD
- a CDS encoding glycosyltransferase, with the protein product MSVAVLAVLLAWVGLLLFRGGFWKADQRLNGAPDREHWPDVVAVIPARDEAPTIGATVASLLGQDYPGRLHVVVIDDNSTDGTAAAAGISDRLTTIAGQPLPAGWTGKLWAVHQGIMEAVRQMPDARYLLLTDADILHEPGNLRRLVDKAEWDSLDLVSLMVHLRCESFWERLLIPAFVFFFQKLYPFPWVNDPDRRTAGAAGGCMLVRRETLEQAGGIAAIRDRVIDDCALAALLKKEGPIWLGLARDGTRSLRAYESLGDVWRMVARTAFVQLDRSVFKLVGTVAGMAFLYLLPPLGALAGHPSALLAWLLMAYAYGPTLVIYRRPAWESLLLPVAAFLYTLMTLDSARRHWLGKGGAWKGRTYR
- a CDS encoding 50S ribosomal protein L25/general stress protein Ctc, which translates into the protein MTKIIPLAVQPRDRAGKGAARATRRDGRVPAVIYGNKQDPALISLDPKVLKQQIKGGGFFSHVFEIELSGNKEMVLPRDLQLDPVTDRPIHVDFMRVTKDTRITVGVPVNFVNELASPGLKRGGVLNIVLHEIPLVCSPENIPERIVIDLTGLEIGHSIHMDHVNLPEGVVPDTHFKDNTVATIVAPSAMKSEVEAAPAEAEAAAAPAAAPAAGAKKG
- the hpnC gene encoding squalene synthase HpnC, yielding MTAAASAPALHPIETPSGKDEAYENFPVGSWLLPAALRPHIARFYAFARAIDDIADSPDLAPEDKIARLQGFEDTLLARVPDDAAFAKAARLRESLAETGVTTRHGVDLIAAFKQDAVKTRYTDWGELMDYCDRSAAPVGRYLLDLHGGSRDGYGPSDALCNALQVINHLQDCRDDYRTLDRVYLPLDWMDEAGAGIEDLDAAKSSPELREVLDRCLQGVEVLLADARRLPAGLHSRRLAMESAVIVEIADRLTGLLTRRDPVAGRVALSKPGFLWCGLLGVVYALVRR